A single region of the Paramicrobacterium fandaimingii genome encodes:
- a CDS encoding DUF58 domain-containing protein, which produces MTTTVEHESPQSTTRMSPLRNRAATTTQRVRQGLATLVVPVTEAVHPFFATVSSTGWLVAIVGIVLLAVGLVLGWAEVVFVGATLVAAFVIAALFTIGRSRFAVSVRLNPRRVTVGERAVGEMIVTNTAQRNSLATTFELPVGDGLAVFDIPGLAPDDGSEELFAVPTAHRAVIIAGPARSVRGDRLGLFRRSVDWTDPIELFVHPRVVRLHPTAAGLVRDLEGQITKKITNNDLAFHALRDYVRGDDVRYVHWRSSARTGQLMVRQFEESRRSQLTIVHSTNKRYYASEEEFETAVSVTASIATQVIRDGTEISVVTEGMRLRTHTMQAMLDDTCRMHGFDSDESARTFAREATKRLPDPSVVVIVAGSMMEPSDYRSIQRLFSGEVNVIALRITEGGQPRVQDVAGLQVYTIGTLRDLPRIMEKAQ; this is translated from the coding sequence ATGACAACGACCGTCGAGCACGAAAGCCCGCAGTCGACGACCAGGATGTCGCCGCTGCGGAACCGTGCTGCGACGACGACTCAGAGAGTCAGGCAGGGGCTCGCGACACTCGTCGTGCCGGTGACAGAGGCCGTGCACCCGTTCTTCGCCACCGTCAGTTCGACGGGATGGCTCGTTGCCATTGTGGGGATCGTGCTGCTTGCCGTCGGCCTTGTGCTCGGATGGGCCGAGGTGGTGTTTGTCGGGGCGACGCTCGTCGCCGCGTTCGTCATCGCAGCGCTGTTCACCATTGGCCGTTCGCGGTTCGCCGTCTCTGTGCGGCTGAACCCGCGTCGCGTCACGGTCGGGGAGCGCGCGGTCGGCGAGATGATCGTCACAAATACGGCGCAACGCAACTCACTGGCGACAACGTTCGAGTTGCCGGTCGGAGACGGTCTTGCCGTTTTCGACATTCCGGGGCTCGCTCCAGACGACGGATCGGAAGAGCTGTTTGCCGTACCGACGGCACATCGCGCGGTGATCATCGCCGGGCCCGCCCGCTCGGTGCGTGGCGATCGCCTTGGGCTGTTTCGCCGCAGCGTCGACTGGACAGACCCCATCGAGCTCTTTGTTCACCCGCGCGTCGTGCGACTGCACCCGACCGCCGCCGGGCTCGTGCGCGATCTCGAGGGCCAGATCACCAAGAAGATCACAAACAACGACCTCGCGTTTCATGCACTGCGTGACTACGTGCGCGGCGACGACGTGAGGTATGTGCACTGGCGCAGCTCCGCTCGCACGGGCCAGCTGATGGTGCGGCAGTTTGAAGAGTCGCGTCGCTCGCAGCTCACCATCGTGCACAGCACGAACAAGCGCTATTACGCCAGTGAAGAAGAGTTTGAGACCGCTGTGTCTGTCACCGCGTCTATCGCGACCCAGGTGATCAGGGATGGTACGGAGATCAGCGTCGTCACCGAGGGGATGAGACTGCGCACCCACACGATGCAGGCGATGCTCGACGACACCTGCCGCATGCACGGGTTCGATTCGGACGAGTCGGCGCGCACCTTCGCCCGCGAAGCGACGAAACGGCTTCCGGACCCGAGCGTCGTCGTGATCGTGGCGGGGTCGATGATGGAGCCGTCAGACTACCGCAGCATCCAGAGGCTCTTTTCGGGCGAGGTTAACGTGATCGCCCTGCGCATCACCGAGGGCGGGCAGCCGCGCGTTCAAGACGTTGCGGGACTGCAGGTGTACACGATCGGCACGCTGCGCGACCTTCCGCGCATCATGGAGAAGGCGCAGTGA
- a CDS encoding transglutaminaseTgpA domain-containing protein — protein MSERRAARKSKRQEGPAWRRALSGVFSRTPRATRTASPSMPGTVSAQTWIDIAVVAGLILVGALGWMPVFDGRAHLLATVGGLAVGLGVAWCSHRLRLNAVTTLLMLFIAYFLFGSAFALSGDALWFVLPTLDTVRDLAVGAVFGWTDVVTLAAPVGAPPHLVVLPYVLSCVLGALSGILLMRWLPTRYRTLWRCAALLLLPLVAFVLPVVLGTREPYFPAVRGLIFAVVALIWLGWRRPEGKNISLSEKAGLRRARVLGTAAVALASVIIGGLAASILLPPAESRLVVRDEVQPPFDPEQFASPLSGYRIYTKTLNETDLLSVTGLIPGDRIRLAVMDTYDGHLWNVAGPELSTDGSGLYELSGSTLPTAPLADIVDQRTIDVDVVGYAGPWLPTMGVPEVIDLAGLDRERSSGFRFNAATGTAVLIDGVTTHVEYSMRSGIQAVPGDESLIDTPVASVGMPPVEKVPDIVVATAKEYAGAAESPIEQLRAIESALVTNGYLSHGRETDAASSRAGHGADRMEELFTRTQLIGDEEQYASAMALMARSFGYPARVVMGFAPKTIIEGSPTTVTGDDVTAWVEVPFEGVGWIPFFPTPDETEIPQEQNPKPQSEPQPQVRQPPRSEKRPDDLLTDSEIDDKKDKEDENAFALPGWAIAIIATVGGLLLLYLVPFVIIALIKRRRVKRRRRAGQPHARASGAWDEFLDRHSELGYEVPVRTRAGVIDALSVQRGTDAAATATLDRMAFDADAAVFADGEAADETIDRLWTQTDEQARLSARAVSWWRRQVSRFRVSRARRAPKRPTVSRRKDER, from the coding sequence GTGAGCGAGCGGCGCGCGGCGCGAAAATCGAAGCGGCAGGAGGGGCCCGCGTGGAGACGGGCGCTCAGCGGCGTCTTTTCGCGGACGCCGCGCGCCACGCGAACCGCATCACCGTCGATGCCAGGCACGGTCAGTGCGCAGACCTGGATTGACATCGCCGTCGTCGCGGGACTGATTCTTGTCGGCGCGCTCGGCTGGATGCCGGTGTTCGACGGGCGCGCGCACCTGCTCGCCACGGTCGGAGGGCTCGCCGTCGGGCTCGGCGTCGCGTGGTGCAGTCATCGGCTGCGTCTCAACGCGGTGACGACGCTGCTCATGCTGTTCATCGCCTACTTTCTCTTCGGCAGCGCCTTCGCGCTTTCGGGCGACGCCCTCTGGTTTGTGCTGCCGACCCTCGACACGGTGCGCGACCTCGCCGTCGGGGCGGTTTTCGGCTGGACCGACGTGGTGACGCTCGCTGCTCCGGTTGGCGCGCCGCCCCACCTCGTGGTTCTTCCCTACGTGCTGTCGTGCGTGCTCGGCGCGCTCAGCGGCATCCTGCTGATGCGGTGGCTTCCCACCCGCTATCGCACGCTGTGGCGCTGTGCCGCCTTGCTGCTGCTGCCGCTTGTCGCTTTTGTTCTGCCCGTCGTGCTCGGCACGCGGGAGCCGTACTTCCCCGCCGTCCGCGGCCTGATCTTCGCGGTGGTCGCGCTCATCTGGCTGGGCTGGCGTCGCCCCGAGGGAAAGAACATCAGCCTCTCTGAGAAGGCCGGCCTGCGGCGCGCCCGTGTGCTCGGCACCGCTGCTGTTGCCCTCGCGTCCGTCATCATCGGCGGGCTCGCGGCATCCATTCTTCTTCCCCCGGCGGAAAGCCGACTCGTCGTGCGCGACGAGGTGCAGCCTCCGTTCGACCCCGAGCAGTTCGCCAGCCCGCTCTCGGGCTACCGCATCTACACGAAGACCCTCAACGAGACCGACCTGCTGTCGGTGACAGGGCTCATTCCGGGCGATCGCATTCGCCTTGCCGTGATGGACACCTACGACGGGCACCTGTGGAACGTCGCCGGCCCCGAGCTCTCGACAGACGGCTCGGGACTCTACGAGCTCAGCGGCTCGACTCTGCCGACCGCACCGCTCGCCGACATCGTCGACCAGCGCACCATCGACGTCGACGTCGTGGGCTATGCGGGCCCGTGGCTGCCCACCATGGGCGTTCCGGAGGTCATCGACCTCGCCGGGCTCGACCGCGAGCGGTCGTCTGGCTTCCGCTTCAACGCGGCGACGGGCACGGCAGTGCTGATCGATGGTGTCACGACGCACGTCGAGTATTCGATGCGCAGCGGCATTCAGGCGGTTCCCGGCGACGAGTCGCTCATCGACACCCCCGTGGCGTCCGTCGGAATGCCGCCCGTCGAGAAAGTCCCTGACATCGTTGTCGCGACGGCGAAAGAGTACGCGGGTGCCGCCGAATCGCCCATCGAACAGCTGCGCGCCATTGAGTCGGCACTCGTGACCAACGGCTACCTCAGCCACGGTCGAGAGACGGATGCCGCGTCATCGCGCGCCGGTCACGGAGCCGACCGCATGGAAGAGCTGTTCACACGAACGCAGCTGATCGGCGACGAAGAGCAGTATGCATCGGCGATGGCGCTCATGGCCCGGAGCTTCGGCTACCCCGCCCGCGTCGTCATGGGCTTCGCCCCGAAGACGATCATCGAGGGCTCCCCGACGACGGTGACGGGCGACGACGTGACGGCCTGGGTCGAGGTGCCGTTCGAGGGCGTCGGCTGGATTCCGTTCTTCCCCACGCCAGACGAGACCGAGATTCCACAGGAGCAGAACCCCAAGCCGCAGAGCGAGCCTCAGCCGCAGGTGCGGCAGCCACCGCGCTCAGAGAAGCGCCCAGACGACCTGCTGACCGACAGCGAGATCGACGACAAGAAAGACAAAGAAGACGAGAACGCCTTCGCTCTTCCCGGCTGGGCCATCGCGATCATCGCAACGGTGGGCGGCCTTCTTCTGCTGTACCTCGTGCCGTTTGTGATCATCGCCCTGATCAAGCGCCGCCGCGTCAAGCGCCGCCGCCGGGCCGGCCAGCCGCACGCCCGAGCGTCTGGCGCCTGGGATGAGTTTCTCGACAGGCATTCCGAACTCGGGTACGAGGTGCCGGTTCGAACCCGCGCGGGCGTCATCGATGCGCTTTCGGTGCAGAGAGGCACGGATGCCGCGGCGACGGCCACGCTCGACCGCATGGCGTTCGACGCCGACGCCGCCGTCTTCGCCGATGGAGAGGCCGCAGACGAGACGATCGACCGGCTGTGGACGCAGACAGACGAGCAGGCTCGGCTCTCGGCACGGGCGGTAAGCTGGTGGCGACGTCAGGTGAGCCGATTCCGGGTCAGTCGTGCGCGACGAGCTCCAAAGCGGCCGACGGTGTCGAGGAGGAAAGATGAGCGCTGA
- a CDS encoding FHA domain-containing protein — translation MSADDTWNGVPLPPRPPLPPLPDQQEDPPRAPDSVTRPGFIGLPPGMQADIDTVPASADRVAPAPVGTPSTPDGNASDIDIEFADGTRIPIDGIVLIGRDPSAQTAFPDAELRAVSDVSRSVSKTHAAVQWSRGSVWVTDLHSTNGTRIVDAAGRETVCVPDAPTPAPRDGGILFGRALASLRARSGDGSE, via the coding sequence ATGAGCGCTGACGACACGTGGAACGGCGTGCCTCTTCCGCCTCGCCCGCCGTTGCCTCCGCTCCCTGACCAGCAGGAGGATCCTCCGAGGGCCCCCGACTCCGTCACGCGCCCCGGCTTCATCGGGCTGCCGCCCGGCATGCAGGCAGACATCGACACCGTTCCGGCATCCGCCGATCGTGTGGCGCCTGCCCCGGTCGGCACGCCGTCGACGCCAGACGGCAATGCGTCAGACATCGACATCGAGTTTGCCGATGGCACCCGCATTCCCATCGACGGAATCGTGCTGATCGGCCGAGACCCGAGCGCGCAGACCGCGTTTCCCGACGCCGAGTTGCGGGCTGTCTCTGACGTCAGTCGCAGCGTCTCGAAGACGCACGCTGCCGTGCAGTGGTCACGCGGCTCGGTGTGGGTGACCGATCTTCACTCGACAAACGGAACCCGCATCGTTGATGCAGCGGGGCGTGAAACCGTGTGCGTGCCCGACGCGCCGACCCCCGCGCCCCGCGATGGGGGGATCCTCTTCGGGCGCGCTCTCGCTTCGCTTCGGGCGAGGAGCGGCGATGGATCCGAATGA
- a CDS encoding spermidine/putrescine ABC transporter substrate-binding protein codes for MERTLEAKVGSAVDTWIAWLPRWKPATHRVRTRVCRRCLGSPFLKAIGLDSDVPHGVQHGLTTRMKSLIDDVVDEYTEKNLPLLSRELRESESRKARTYQPDVGLDPEFDGLQLDPDPVPGEPFLFTLGELAEGGVPESVRPVELSDEEKQALRTEIRLADECADHAGRLICQHLQQHRVRAREAIAVMIEPQVNALLDALSESLDAPPTRW; via the coding sequence ATGGAGCGGACCCTCGAGGCCAAGGTCGGCAGCGCCGTCGACACGTGGATCGCCTGGCTCCCTCGATGGAAGCCAGCGACCCATCGCGTGCGCACGCGCGTGTGCAGGCGGTGCCTCGGCTCGCCGTTTCTGAAGGCGATCGGGCTTGACTCTGATGTTCCGCACGGCGTTCAGCACGGGCTCACCACGCGCATGAAGTCACTGATCGACGACGTGGTCGATGAGTACACAGAGAAGAACCTGCCGCTTCTGTCACGGGAGCTTCGTGAGTCAGAGAGCCGCAAGGCACGCACATACCAGCCTGACGTGGGCCTTGATCCAGAGTTCGACGGACTGCAGCTCGACCCCGACCCGGTGCCGGGAGAGCCTTTTCTCTTCACGCTCGGCGAGCTTGCCGAAGGCGGTGTGCCAGAATCTGTGCGGCCGGTCGAGCTGAGCGACGAAGAGAAGCAGGCGCTGCGCACAGAGATTCGGTTGGCAGATGAATGCGCCGATCACGCGGGACGGCTGATCTGCCAGCACCTGCAGCAGCATCGAGTGCGTGCACGAGAAGCGATCGCGGTGATGATCGAGCCGCAGGTGAACGCTCTGCTCGACGCGCTTTCAGAGAGTCTCGATGCGCCACCAACCCGCTGGTGA
- a CDS encoding DUF11 domain-containing protein, with product MTTATLTAPPAAAEQNTPGAPLYNPNNLFAYVGDGETLDVTFSKAADATRGSGSNSFIVTDPAGTEVWSCTVPVNAPVGETCEVLDLAGPAGVWTIETEIGAEDGNTSYDWDITVSSAAAAETGRVWTNRYQILQDTGDFRDLSYVLVNDTGYQYDVNLRDYHGFGSVIIADSLGNGDAECNPTYQSKSGGFTNCGTPFRIFFDQPDPDLPASAPSAAGTRNVLPPLLTDEDLAVTDLAFTPDSVSAASGTFAYTLNERFEGAYELQIDTDGNGSYADAVDRVVTLGADGAESYSYTFDGLDGEGTAIEDCTQMNARIFFNKVGEVHVTQGDVEGRTSGIEITRTNGAGAPDSTIHWDDTNLANDRVNTTPVLDGTAGVDSAGGVHGWDFAGDSWGNSRVIDDWAYSPIDYGTGEIAIGGRCMDVEKTSDADEETRVGDTVTYTVSATNTGDTEYTAEQPATFTDDLSGVLDDATYNEDAETDLPGDIAFADPKLSWTGALAAGETVTLTYTATVIAGGDGVGRNIAYGAPPETETPVCDPPNEDGTDPETGIACAEDVFELPRLTVEKAASETELPEAGTDVTYTVTVTNEGPGNFTVDAPAAVTDDLTDVIDDATYNDDAISTVDGTLTYEEPELTWTGALAAGESVTIEYTATYTGDGDQLLNNTACVPEDDALPGADPCANVSIPGAALNQWKSVEASGSPLVAGDTLTYTLHFESAGNIPVVVEAVDNLTDVLDDADVTVEPVSEGGVTAVRDGENITITGEVAAGTTATVTYTVTLRSDKERGNNVAANYLLAPGETPPPDCVPTDAEHPDCTVNTIPETVVSKSVNPESGTTVEPGQELTYTLTFKNIGEGAAAINYVDYMEGVLDDAELVASPETSDGLSAAGPEDGELTVTGTVEPGQSGTVTYTVRVFAYDDQGDHQLGNFLTPSGETPPTECVDTNPLCTQNPADPTPASAELPFTGGTVSWTAVGGGLLALLLGGGLLLAARRRQAAEIGGNE from the coding sequence GTGACGACGGCAACGCTGACGGCGCCCCCAGCGGCCGCCGAGCAGAACACGCCCGGCGCGCCCTTGTATAACCCGAACAACCTTTTCGCCTATGTGGGTGACGGGGAGACTCTGGACGTTACTTTCAGCAAGGCTGCGGATGCGACTAGAGGATCAGGCTCGAACTCTTTCATCGTTACAGACCCAGCTGGGACAGAGGTGTGGTCGTGTACGGTCCCGGTCAATGCGCCGGTCGGGGAGACCTGTGAAGTCCTCGACCTCGCGGGACCCGCTGGCGTGTGGACTATCGAAACCGAAATTGGTGCCGAAGATGGCAACACTTCATACGACTGGGATATCACGGTTAGCAGCGCTGCGGCTGCCGAGACAGGCCGCGTGTGGACGAACCGCTATCAGATCTTGCAAGATACGGGCGATTTCCGTGATCTCAGCTATGTTCTGGTAAATGACACCGGGTACCAGTACGACGTCAATCTGCGGGATTATCATGGCTTCGGATCGGTCATTATTGCCGACAGCCTCGGCAATGGGGATGCGGAGTGTAACCCGACGTATCAGTCCAAGAGTGGCGGGTTCACGAACTGCGGCACACCGTTCCGTATCTTCTTTGACCAGCCGGATCCCGATCTCCCGGCCTCTGCCCCTTCTGCCGCGGGAACCAGGAACGTCCTGCCCCCGCTGTTGACGGACGAGGATCTCGCCGTCACAGATTTGGCGTTCACGCCTGATTCGGTCAGCGCGGCCTCCGGCACATTCGCCTATACGCTCAATGAGCGCTTCGAGGGTGCATACGAGCTGCAGATTGATACTGATGGGAACGGCAGCTATGCCGATGCAGTAGACCGTGTGGTGACGTTGGGCGCTGACGGTGCCGAGAGCTACTCGTATACTTTCGACGGTCTCGATGGTGAGGGCACCGCCATCGAGGATTGCACGCAGATGAACGCGCGCATCTTCTTCAACAAGGTGGGCGAGGTCCACGTCACCCAAGGCGATGTCGAAGGCCGAACGAGCGGGATCGAGATCACCCGCACCAACGGCGCGGGCGCCCCCGATAGTACGATTCATTGGGATGACACCAACCTCGCAAACGACCGTGTGAACACTACCCCCGTCCTCGACGGGACTGCCGGTGTCGACAGTGCCGGTGGCGTACATGGCTGGGACTTCGCCGGTGACAGCTGGGGCAACTCGCGTGTGATCGATGACTGGGCATATAGCCCCATCGACTACGGCACGGGAGAGATCGCGATCGGCGGTCGCTGCATGGACGTCGAGAAGACCTCGGATGCTGATGAGGAAACGCGTGTGGGTGACACGGTGACGTACACGGTGTCGGCGACGAACACAGGTGACACGGAATACACCGCTGAACAGCCTGCAACTTTCACTGATGATCTTTCCGGCGTCCTTGACGACGCCACCTACAACGAGGACGCCGAGACGGACCTTCCTGGAGACATTGCTTTCGCCGATCCGAAGTTGTCGTGGACAGGTGCACTGGCCGCGGGCGAGACAGTCACGCTGACCTACACAGCGACAGTCATCGCCGGTGGCGATGGCGTTGGCCGTAACATCGCGTACGGGGCACCACCAGAGACAGAGACTCCAGTATGTGATCCGCCGAATGAGGACGGCACTGACCCGGAGACCGGTATTGCCTGTGCAGAGGATGTCTTCGAACTGCCTCGCCTGACGGTTGAGAAGGCCGCCAGCGAGACGGAACTGCCGGAAGCCGGCACTGACGTCACCTACACAGTGACTGTCACCAACGAGGGACCAGGTAACTTCACGGTCGATGCGCCCGCTGCGGTAACTGACGACCTCACCGACGTCATCGATGATGCCACGTACAACGACGATGCCATCTCGACCGTGGACGGCACGCTCACCTACGAGGAGCCGGAACTGACCTGGACGGGCGCTCTCGCCGCCGGTGAGTCGGTCACGATCGAGTACACAGCGACCTATACCGGCGACGGCGATCAGCTGCTGAACAATACAGCCTGTGTCCCCGAGGATGACGCACTTCCGGGCGCTGACCCGTGCGCAAACGTGTCCATTCCCGGTGCTGCACTGAACCAGTGGAAGAGCGTTGAAGCATCGGGCTCACCGTTGGTCGCGGGTGACACACTCACCTACACACTCCACTTCGAGAGCGCGGGAAACATCCCCGTTGTCGTTGAGGCGGTGGACAACCTGACCGACGTGCTGGACGACGCGGATGTCACGGTTGAACCGGTTTCGGAGGGCGGCGTCACAGCTGTCCGCGACGGCGAGAACATCACCATCACCGGTGAAGTCGCAGCCGGAACGACAGCAACAGTCACCTACACAGTGACGCTCCGCTCCGACAAAGAACGCGGCAACAACGTCGCAGCGAACTACCTGCTCGCGCCCGGTGAGACGCCGCCGCCCGACTGCGTGCCCACGGACGCAGAGCACCCCGACTGCACAGTGAACACGATCCCGGAGACCGTCGTATCGAAGTCGGTGAACCCGGAATCTGGTACCACAGTGGAGCCTGGTCAGGAACTGACTTACACGCTCACGTTCAAAAACATCGGTGAGGGTGCAGCAGCGATTAACTATGTCGACTACATGGAAGGCGTTCTCGACGATGCGGAACTCGTCGCCTCACCGGAGACCAGTGACGGTCTATCAGCGGCGGGTCCGGAAGATGGGGAACTAACCGTCACCGGTACTGTCGAACCGGGCCAGTCAGGAACGGTCACGTACACGGTGAGAGTGTTCGCGTACGACGATCAAGGCGACCACCAGCTCGGCAACTTCCTCACCCCTTCAGGTGAGACACCGCCGACTGAGTGCGTCGACACGAACCCGCTTTGCACGCAGAACCCCGCTGACCCGACCCCGGCCAGCGCCGAGCTTCCCTTTACAGGTGGCACGGTTTCCTGGACGGCAGTAGGCGGTGGACTGCTCGCGCTGCTTCTCGGCGGTGGGCTCCTCCTCGCAGCTCGACGCCGTCAGGCCGCGGAGATCGGCGGGAACGAATAG
- the rpsL gene encoding 30S ribosomal protein S12, protein MPTIQQLVRKGRKSKSSKTKAPALKANPQQRGVCTRVYTTTPKKPNSAMRKVARVKLSNGTEVTAYIPGEGHNLQEHSMVLVRGGRVKDLPGVRYRIVRGALDTQAVKNRKQGRSHYGAKMEKK, encoded by the coding sequence GTGCCAACTATTCAGCAGTTGGTCCGCAAGGGACGCAAGTCGAAGTCGTCAAAGACCAAGGCTCCCGCCCTGAAGGCCAACCCCCAGCAGCGAGGCGTGTGCACACGCGTCTACACGACAACCCCGAAGAAGCCGAACTCGGCGATGCGCAAGGTTGCTCGTGTGAAGCTTTCGAACGGCACAGAGGTCACCGCGTACATTCCGGGTGAAGGCCACAACCTTCAGGAGCACTCGATGGTGCTCGTCCGTGGTGGACGTGTAAAGGACCTTCCTGGTGTTCGCTACCGCATCGTTCGCGGTGCGCTCGACACCCAGGCCGTGAAGAACCGCAAGCAGGGTCGCAGCCACTACGGCGCGAAGATGGAGAAGAAGTAA
- the rpsG gene encoding 30S ribosomal protein S7, whose protein sequence is MPRKGPAPKRPVIADPVYGAPIVSQLVNKILVDGKKALAERIVYDALEGVVAKNSQDAVVTLKKALDNVRPSIEVKSRRVGGSTYQVPVEVKPHRANTLALRWLVSYAKGRREKTMTERLTNEILDASNGLGAAVKRREDTHKMAESNRAFAHYRW, encoded by the coding sequence ATGCCACGTAAGGGACCAGCACCCAAGCGCCCGGTCATTGCTGACCCCGTCTACGGCGCACCGATCGTCAGCCAGCTCGTCAACAAGATTCTTGTTGACGGCAAGAAGGCTCTTGCCGAGCGCATCGTCTATGACGCGCTCGAAGGAGTCGTTGCAAAGAACAGCCAGGATGCTGTCGTCACCCTCAAGAAGGCGCTCGACAACGTTCGTCCGTCCATCGAGGTGAAGAGCCGCCGTGTCGGTGGCTCGACGTACCAGGTTCCGGTCGAGGTCAAGCCTCACCGCGCCAACACCCTCGCACTGCGTTGGCTCGTGAGCTACGCAAAGGGTCGTCGCGAGAAGACGATGACGGAACGCCTCACAAACGAGATCCTCGACGCATCAAACGGCCTCGGTGCCGCTGTGAAGCGTCGTGAAGACACTCACAAGATGGCGGAATCCAACCGCGCATTCGCCCACTACCGCTGGTAG